The Glycine max cultivar Williams 82 chromosome 12, Glycine_max_v4.0, whole genome shotgun sequence genome window below encodes:
- the LOC100779566 gene encoding uncharacterized protein, with protein sequence MLQFFNIVDMGNCLRNNKISSQNHENYDDALVIDAKVDKVKALSLSKMEETPRMEQSIKKKVRFKTQNYDSAYEGERGSDGNSRSVRIRVVMTQEELKRMLRFKDEHTSLEQLLHAVKLRGGRVSDVGEFDDEGVNSWKPSLDSIPEDQ encoded by the coding sequence ATGCTACAATTTTTCAATATTGTTGACATGGGAAACTGTTTGAGGAACAACAAAATATCATCACAAAATCATGAGAACTATGATGATGCCCTAGTAATTGATGCCAAGGTTGATAAGGTAAAGGCACTTTCATTGTCCAAGATGGAAGAAACACCAAGGATGGAACAAAGCATCAAGAAGAAGGTGAGGTTCAAGACGCAAAATTATGATAGTGCTTATGAAGGTGAGAGAGGAAGTGATGGCAATTCTAGAAGTGTGAGGATTAGAGTGGTGATGACTCAAGAAGAGTTGAAAAGGATGTTGAGGTTCAAGGATGAACACACTTCATTGGAGCAATTATTACATGCTGTGAAGTTGAGAGGAGGAAGAGTTTCAGATGTTGGTGAATTTGATGATGAGGGAGTGAATTCTTGGAAGCCATCTTTAGACAGTATTCCAGAGGATCAGTAG